In the Engystomops pustulosus chromosome 2, aEngPut4.maternal, whole genome shotgun sequence genome, one interval contains:
- the LOC140117285 gene encoding sialidase-3-like: MKATQPERTPLFRKESNGSVYRLPSLIYIPGENVFLAFAEKRKNESDAESAGLVLRRGIYKTGYVSWEGVQSLHDICLRNHCMMNPCPVYEEVTKTLFLFFNCVPIGVTEERMRKWGNSSKLCYSTSGDCGKTWGPAIDITDVTSGIRNLATFFVSPGHGIQTQCGKLVIPAYVYVAKFWCIRWWSTKARTFYIYSEDQGSRWRTSERIEKHECSESELAEIMSEDGQRMLYCNARSPSKKRVEALMLNVGGEFKIADKSRKLKESEKGGCSGSVVGFPGLEQPGQERRHWLLFSHPTKKERRDLGIYLNKSPLMSEAWSKPWVIHDGPAGYSDLADCKDANTFAILFESGAETPYEEINFCLFTVEDVMENINKKKSLFSRFRK, translated from the exons ATGAAGGCCACACAGCCTGAGCGGACGCCACTGTTCAGGAAAGAGTCCAATGGGTCCGTGTACCGGTTGCCATCGCTCATCTACATCCCGGGGGAGAACGTGTTCCTTGCATTTGCAGAGAAACGTAAAAACGAGAGCGACGCAGAGTCTGCAGGTCTGGTCTTGAGGAGGGGGATCTACAAGACCGGATACGTCTCT TGGGAAGGTGTCCAGAGTCTACACGACATCTGCCTGAGAAATCACTGTATGATGAACCCCTGCCCGGTCTACGAGGAGGTCACCAAGACCCTGTTCCTGTTCTTCAACTGCGTTCCCATAGGTGTGACGGAAGAGCGTATGAGGAAGTGGGGAAACAGCTCTAAGCTCTGCTACTCCACCAGCGGGGACTGCGGGAAGACATGGGGTCCGGCCATAGATATCACAGACGTGACCAGCGGTATAAGGAACCTGGCCACGTTCTTCGTGTCTCCCGGCCACGGCATCCAGACCCAATGTGGGAAGCTGGTGATCCCGGCCTACGTCTATGTGGCCAAGTTTTGGTGCATACGCTGGTGGTCCACCAAGGCCCGCACCTTCTATATCTACAGCGAGGACCAAGGCAGCCGCTGGCGCACTTCAGAGCGCATAGAAAAGCACGAGTGCAGCGAGTCAGAACTGGCGGAAATCATGTCTGAAGATGGTCAGAGAATGCTCTACTGCAACGCGCGGAGCCCCTCCAAGAAGCGTGTAGAGGCCCTCATGTTAAACGTCGGAGGAGAGTTTAAGATCGCCGATAAAAGTCGTAAGTTGAAGGAGTCGGAGAAGGGGGGCTGCTCCGGTAGTGTTGTGGGGTTCCCAGGTCTGGAACAACCTGGACAGGAGCGCCGTCATTGGCTCCTCTTCTCACACCCAACGAAGAAGGAGCGCAGAGATTTGGGGATCTACCTGAACAAGTCACCCCTCATGTCCGAGGCCTGGTCCAAACCGTGGGTCATTCATGATGGCCCTGCAGGGTACTCCGACCTCGCCGACTGTAAGGACGCCAATACATTCGCAATCTTGTTCGAGAGCGGAGCAGAGACACCGTACGAGGAGATCAACTTCTGTCTGTTCACCGTGGAGGACGTCATGGAGAACATCAACAAGAAGAAGAGTCTCTTCTCCCGGTTCAGGAAGTGA